GGGCCTGGTTGCGCTGACCTACTGGTTCGGCTCGCTGTTCGCTGAGCAGATCCGCGCGGAGTTTCAGTCCTTCCCGTTCCTGGAGGTGACCGGCGAGGCCGGCGCGGGCAAGTCCACGCTGCTGATGTTCCTCTGGAAGCTGCTCGGCCGGCAGGACGAAGAAGGCGACGACCCGCTCAAGATGACCAAAGCCGGCCTGCGCCGCTGGCTGAGCCAAACGGCCAACATGCCGGTGGTGGTGCTCGAGGCGGACCGCAGCGACCCGGAGGGTGGCCAGGGCAAAGCCTTCGACTTCGACCAGTTCAAGCCGCTGTTTAACGGGCGCGGGCTGGGCCTGACCGGTGTGAAGAACGGCGGCAACGACACCAACGCGCCGCCCTTCCGCGCCTCCCTGGTGTTCAGCCAGAACGCCACGGTGGCTGCGTCCGAGGCGATCCTCACGCGCATCGTGAAGCTGCACTTCATGCGGCCCACCGTCACCAGTGCCAGCCGCGCCGCGGCGGACAACCTCAACCACCTGCAGGCCAGCGACGTGAGCCACTTCCTGCTGCTGGCCACCAAGGCCGAGCAGAAGGTGCTGGAGGTATTCCGCGAGCAGGTGAAGGTGCACGAGCAGACGCTGCGCGCCATGCGCGAGATCCGTGTGGAGCGAATCATCAAGAACCACGCACAGATGCTCGCCCTGCTCGATGCCCTGCGCCTGGTGGTGCCCATCACCGACGAGCAGCTACGCACCACCCGCGAAGAACTGCTGGTCATGGCGCTGGACCGCCAGGGCGCCATCAACGCCGACCCGGACGAAGTGCGCACCTTCTGGGACGTGTACGACTACCTACAGTCGCTCAGCGATGACCCGGTGGTGAACCACAGCAAGAAGCCGGACGTGATCGCCATCAACCTCAACGAATTCGCCGAGCGCGCCGCCGAGCACAAACAGAAGCTGGCCGACGTGGCCACCCTGCGCACCCTGCTCAAGCTCAGCCGCTCACGCCCCTGCCTCGACCCTAACCGCGCCGTCGACAGCGCCGTACGCGCCGCTTTCAACAGCCGTAACCCCATGTCCCCACGCCCCTGCACCGTGAAGTGCTGGGTCTTCAAGGCATAACCCCCGCCCAGGCGCTGCAACGCCCAGGCACTCAACCCCAAAGGAGAAGCACCATGCAAAACCAACAAACCCCGCAATGGCTGGAGCTGTTCACCACCGCATTCGGCGCCAAGGGCCTCGTCGCCCTGGCCTGGTGGGCCGGCGCCTACCACGCCGAGCGTATTCGTAACCTGCAGGGCACCTATCCCATCCTGCACCTGCAGGGCGGCGCTGGTTGTGGCAAGTCCACCCTAGTCAGCAACCTGTGGCGGCTGTCCGGCGAGCCGGCAGACACCATCTTCCAGGCCAACGCGACCTTTGCCGCACTGATCAGCAACCTGGCCAAGGCGGTCAACCGCCCTGTCGTCGTCGACGAGTCCGAGCGTGCAGCCCCGGCATACGAGCCACCATTCGCCGCCTGCTATGAGGCGGGTACCGTGCTGCGCAGGTGGGCGGTCATGGGCGAACCAGAATTGAGGGAAGTCACCTTCCGGGGCGCGCTGGCCGTGGTCGGCGGCAACAGCCCGGTGCTTCGCTCGCGCTCCGTCGCGCTGGATCTGGATAGCTCGGCACGCACCGCTGACAACCAGGCCGCGGTAGAGGCGCTGTACGCGCTGCACATCAGCGACCTTACCGAGTTCCTGACCAAGGTGCAGCAGTACCAGGACATGGCCGTCTTCTGCATGGGCAAGGCCGAAGCCCTGGCCTTCGAGCTGGCCGACCAGGTGAACGCGCAGCTCACCATCCGCGACGCCCGCAACCACGCCCAGCTGATCGCCCTGCTCGACTTCCTCGACACCCTGTTCCACGTCCCCGCCGCCGCCCTCGAATCCGCTAAGGCCGAGGTGCGCCGCATGGCCTGGCACACCGTCGGCCGCACCCGCGGCCCGATCGAGGACTGAGCCATGAACGACGAAACCCCAACCAGCGTCATCGCCACCCTGATCGGCAGCGGCATCGCCCTGCTGCTGCTCGCCGCCGGCGCCAACGCCGCCCCGGACCTGCTGCTGGCCCTCACCCACTGACCCAACCGCCCAGGCGCTGCAACGCCTGGGCATCACCCGAAGGAGAAGCAACATGCTCAACCTGGAACTGGCCATGGCCTTTGAGGACTGGGCCAAGCCCCGCGGCTACGACCTGCAACGCAACCCTGCAGACCAGCAGTTTTACAACGTCGAAACCCGAGCTGCCTGGCTCGGCTTCGAAGCGGCACACGGCCCGGACGGCTGCCGCCCCTACGGCCAGCAGCTTTACGCGGTGATCAAGAAATCGAGCGAGTACGCTCACCAGGGCGACAAGTTGTTCCCCGTGCGCGTGGCTGCGGCGCCCTACGGCGACTACATCGTGCACGGCGGCGTGGGCGGCGTGTACCGCAAGAAGGACGTGGATTTCTACGTGATCGAGGACGGCAAGCAATACCGCATCAGCTGACACCGGCAAGGCCGGAAAAAGAGCGGCGCCGGGGGCTGCAACCCCCGACGCCAACCACCCCAAAGGAGAAGCACCATGCAAGCACATCAACCCCAAGGCGGCGGCGCAGAGCCTATCACACCACCAGCCCGCACCAGGCCCCCTCTCGCCGGCAGCCGCCTGGATATGTCCAGCATCTGCGACATCTGCGGCAAAGCCCGCTCCACCCGCAAACACGCCAAGTGCAGCCGCATCCGCCAGAAGATGAAAGACGCCTACTGGCAAACCCACATGGCCGAGCAAGCCGCGAAGAAACAGGCCAAGCAGGAGCGCCGCCGTTATGCGCGCTAGCTATCCGTATCGCGGCTAGAACAGCGTCAAATTCATTCTAGGCCCGGCAACGGGCCGCACTCATTTGCGGCTCATAGACTGGGCTTTTCGGCTTTTCCCGAGGCAGCAATGGCAGATGGCGTTGAAGTACGCGGCAATCGCGTGCGTGTGTATTTTCGGTACGAGGGCGAGCTCTGCCGTGAGCCAATCCCCGGTACCGCGACCAAGGCAGTGATAGCAAACGCTGAACGCCTGGTGGGCATCATCAACTACGAAATCGCGGCGGGCACCTTCAGCTACGCTCGGCATTTCCCCAACTCACCCAGGCTGGTGGGCAACACCCTGGGGCATTTCCTCGACCTGTGGCTGGATATCAAGCGCAACGAAATGGCGCCGTCCGGCTTCCGCACCTACAAGAGCAAGCTCGAAAACCACATTCGCCCGCGCTGGGGTTCGCACCAGGCCGACATGATCGACCATCTGGATCTGCAGGCGTGGGTGCAGAAGGAGCTGCTGCCCAAGCTGCATAACAAGACGGTCCGGGAGATCCTGAACATCATGCGGCAGGTGTATGTGATCTACCGCACCCGCAACCGATCAGCCCACGACCCAACCGAAGGCCTGACCGTTCGCCTGCCCGACCCAGACGAAGCCGACCCTTTCACGCGCAGCGAGATCAGGGACATCCTGCAAGGCCCCTCAGAGCGGCAGCAGGAGCTGAATCTGGCTCAGTTCATGATCTGGGCAGGCCCAAGGGTGTCAGAGGCCATCTCGCTCGCCTGGGAGGACGTAGACCTGAAGAACGGCACGGTGAAGTTTCGGCGCTCCCAGGTGCGCGGCCATTACAAGGTGACGAAAACCCGGCGATCAACACGTGAGGTGCGCCTGCTGCGGCCGGCAATGGAGGCACTGGAGGCCCAGCGCAGGTTCACGGAAAAGGTTCGGCCGGTGGAAATCGAGGTCACCGACCGGGACAACAAGACGAAGAAGCGACAGACGGTGCGGTTCGTCTTCCACTGCACAACCACCGGCGCCGCTCACTCCAGCTCGGACATGCTGCTCAAAGGCTTCTGGAAGCCCCACCTGCATGCGGTGGGTGTGCGCTATCGCGGGCCGAACAACTGCCGGCACACGTATGCCAGCCAGCTGCTAAGCACCGGCGCGGTGCCGGTGGACTGGATCGCCGAGCAAATGGGCCACACGTCGGCCGCGATGATCTGGCGCCACTACGGCAAATGGATCAATCGCGACGGCGCCGACATGATCGGCATCCTGGAGCGCGCCCTGGAGCTGTAAATCACCCCGCCAGAAACGACAAAAGGCAGCCCTCGCAGGCTGCCTTTTTCGTTCGCCATTCCCAAAGTGTTCCCAAATCCGTTCCCAATTTAGGGTGGATCGGTCTACAGCCCTTTGAAATCAGCCACTTACATGGTGCGGACGGAGAGACTCGAACTCTCACGCCTTGCGGCGCTGGAACCTAAATCCAGTGTGTCTACCAATTCCACCACGTCCGCGTGGTAATGCGTTTTACAAACAAAAACGCCAGGCTTTTAAGGGCCTGGCGCTTTCAGAATATGGGGTGGACGAAGGGGATCGAACCCTCGACACCAGGAGCCACAATCCTGTGCTCTACCAACTGAGCTACGCCCACCATATTGCTTTGCTGCTTCACTTGTGCCGACACACCTAGTGGCGCACCCGGCAGGACTCGAACCTGCGACCATCCGCTTAGAAGGCGGATGCTCTATCCAGCTGAGCTACGGGCACTTATCCATCCACCAGAGCAGACTTCAAGCTTCGGCTAGTGCGGCTACTTTCGTTGCTGCCTTTGCCACTTTACCCTGTCACTTGCTGTGCTCGCCAAGTGGTGCGCATCTTATAGAGGCGTCCCTGAGGCGTCAACACCCGAATCGAAAAAAATTCAGTTAGATAAAGGAGTTACACCAAATCTGCGCTCTCCCGCCTTTGCCCTTCCTTAATGCCATGCGAGAATGCGCGTCCTTTTTTCTCCCTTTCGATGGTTAACCAAGCGCAATGACCGCACAACTGATAGATGGCAAAGCGATTGCCGCCAATATCCGCCAGCAGATCGCCCAGCGCGTCGCCGAACGACGCGAGCAGGGGCTGCGCGCCCCCGGCCTGGCAGTGATCCTGGTCGGCAGCGACCCCGCCTCTCAGGTTTACGTCGCGCACAAGCGCAAGGATTGCGAGGAAGTCGGCTTCATCTCACGTGCCTATGACCTGGGCGCCGAAACCAGCCAGGACGAATTGCGCGACCTGATCGACTCGCTGAACGAAGATGCCAGCATCGACGGCATCCTGCTGCAGTTGCCGCTGCCGGCCCACCTCGACGCTTCGCTGCTGCTCGAGCGTATTCGCCCGGACAAGGACGTGGACGGTTTCCATCCTTATAACATCGGCCGCCTGGCCCAGCGCATGCCACTGCTGCGCCCCTGCACCCCCAAGGGCATCATGACCCTGCTGGCCAGCACCGGCCAGGATCTCTATGGCATGCACGCCGTGGTGGTGGGTGCCTCGAACATCGTTGGCCGGCCGATGGCCATGGAACTGCTGCTGGGCGGCTGCACCGTGACGGTCACTCACCGCTTCACCAAGGACCTGGCCGGCCATGTGGCCCAGGCCGATATCGTCGTGGTTGCCGCCGGCAAACCGGGCCTGGTCAAGGGCGAGTGGATCAAGGAAGGCGCGATCGTCATCGACGTCGGTATCAACCGGCAGGCCGACGGCAAGCTGATCGGCGACGTGGTCTATGAAACCGCCCTGCCCCGCGCCGGCTGGATCACCCCGGTGCCCGGCGGTGTCGGCCCGATGACCCGCGCCTGCCTGCTGGAAAACACCCTGCATGCCGCGGAACACCTGCATGCCTGAGGGTTCTGCAGCGACAGGTAACGGCGCCCACGGGGCGCCGTTTTCATTCAGCCCAGCGAGCGGGTGGCGCCCTGGGGCTTGCGCACGAACCACAGGACCCGGCTGACGCCCCGGGTAACGGCCACATAACCCAGGCGCAGGCTTTCGTCCGCCATCGCCTGGTCATAGCTGTTGGCGAAGAAACCGCAGTAGGCGTACAGCGCATTACGCAGCGGATGGGGCGTGGTTGGCAGGCAGTCGTCGACGATGATCGCCACCTCGGCCTGCAGCCCCTTGGCGCGGTGGATGGTATAGGCCTTGACCGGCAGCTTGCGGTCGAGCCCCGCCTGGATGTCTTTCAGGGTGTCGTTGCGCCGCCCCAGCAGCAGCACGGCCGTGCGCTCCCCGGAGTCGATGTCGCGGGCATAGTCGCATTGCGCCGCGATCTGCCTGTGCAGTTCGGCCATATCACGGGCCAGCTCGAACGGCGTTACCAGCCTCACCCCGTGACTGCCTGGCGGTGCACTGCGGATCGCCGCGGTCGCCTTGTCCTGCTTGAAGGCCACCTCGCCGAGTATGGATTCGGCATCGCGGATCACCGGCTCGATGCAGCGATAGTTGGCCTGCAGCATCAGCACCGCACTCTTGCCCCTGCCTTTGCTCGGGAAGTGCCGGTCGAAGGCCATGAACAGCTCGGGTGAACTGCCGCGCCAGCCGTAGATCGACTGCCAGTCGTCGCCGATGGCCATCAGGCTGACCGCGACGCCCATGCCGGCCAACCGCCGGTGCAGCGCCTGCAACCACTGCACGATCTGCGGTGAGACGTCCTGGAACTCGTCGATCAGCAGATGGGAAAAGCCCTGCAGCATCGCTGCATCCAGACGCGCATCGCCCTCATGGAGCCGCTGCGTGAGTTGTTGGAAGGCACCATTGAAGGTCATCAGTCCCTGCTGGCTCAGCTGCTGACCGAAGGCCTGCCAGAACGCCTGCAGTGCCAGCAGGAAGGTCCGTTCGACTGGTGAGCAGGCCAGCGCCGCCACCCTCATCTGCTCGATACCAATGCCGATGCTTTCGATAAAGCCCGCCTGCCCGTAAAACACCTCGAACAAGGGCGCAGCATGCAGCTCGCCCGGCAACCTGAAAGGTTGCATCGGCGCCTTGGGCAGCGTCTTTTGCGGATCGGGCGGCGGGGAACCGAGTAGCTCGTGAACCCAGCCGCGAAACGCCGGATCAGCGGCGTAGCAGGCCTGGTAGGCGTCCTTGAGCAAACGCGTTTGCGCAGGCCCCAGGCGCCCGCCGGCCAGGGGGTTGTCCGGCTCGTTCGCCAATGCCTGCTTGTCGCCCAGCTGCTCGAACCAGGCGGGATTGCCCAGCACCGGGCGCGCCAGTACGCCCATGGCCGAATGGAAGGTGCGTACGCGTTGGCGGACCGCCTGCACATCGACGGGTGACTGCCAGAACTCGAGCACCTTGACCAGTCGTTCGCGCAGCTCGGCGCAGGAGGCGTTGGTGAAGGAAATCACCGTCAGCCGCTCAGGCTCGACATTCAGGTGGCAGAGCATGAACACCACCCGCAGCACCAGGGTCGTCGACTTGCCTGAGCCGGCCCCGGCGAAGATGCGGGTCAGCGGCTGGCGACAGAGGATCATCGCCCACTGCTCGTCGGACGGCGCGCCGATGACGCCAGCCGCAACAGCCCGCGCCACCGTCTCGCGCATCGCCTGTTCCTGGGCTGCCGTTACCTTGATTGCCGCCGCCGAGTAGATACCGGCGCTAGCGCGCCTTACCGGCTTTTTTGGGGCTGGCTCTCCTTTGTTTTTGCCAGCCTGCGCTCCCTTGGCTCCGCGCCTTGCCGCTGCAGGCATTTTCTTCGCTGCCGGTTTTTTCGCCGCTGCCTTTGCGCGCTCGGCGGCGGCATGCTTCTCGGCCTCAAGGTACGCCGCGGTACGCGGGAAGTAACGAGCCAGGGTGTTGGAGAGCAGCACTTTGTAGCGGGTCAACATGGGGTTTCCGTGGCGTTTTCGGTATGTGCTTCTGGAAATGAAAAGGCCGCATCAGCGGCCTTTTCATCGAGGTGGGCGATTACTCGGCGAGGCGCCAGGTGGTGCCGCCCTTGCCATCTTCGAGCACCACACCGAGCGCAGTGAGCTGATCGCGGATGCGGTCGCTTTCCGTCCAGTTCTTCTCGGCCCGTGCCTGCAGGCGTGCGGCAATAAGGGCCTCGACTTCGGCTGCATCGACCTTGCCGGCAGCACCGGCCTGAAGGAATGCCTCAGGCTCGAGCTGCAGCACGCCAAGCAGACCGGCCAGCGCCTTGAGCTGAGCGGCCAGGCCAGCAGCCGCCTGCAGGTCGGATTCACGCAGGCGGTTGACCTCGCGAATCATCTCGAACAGCACGGCGCAGGCTTCCGGCGAGTTGAAGTCGTCGTCCATCACCGTGCTGAAGCGCTCGACGAAGGCCTCGCCACCGGCAGGCTGAGCCTGCGGCAGGCCCTTGAGGCCGTTGTAGAAACGCTCCAGGGCGCCCTTGGCTTCGCGCAGGCTTTCTTCGGAGTAGTTGATCGGGCTGCGGTAGTGGCTGGAGACCAGCAGGTAGCGCACCACCTCCGGGTGATACTTCTCCAGCACCTCGCGGATGGTGAAGAAGTTGCCCAGGCTCTTGGACATCTTCTCGCCGTCCACGCGCACCGCGCCGGCGTGCATCCAGGCATTGGCGTACTGCTTGCCGGTGGCCGCCTCGCTCTGGGCGATTTCGTTCTCGTGGTGCGGGAACACCAGATCCGGGCCGCCGCCGTGAATGTCGAAGGTCTCGCCCAGGCAGCAGGTGGACATCACCGAGCACTCGATATGCCAGCCCGGCCGGCCCTTGCCCCAGGGCGACTCCCAACTCGGTTCGCCCGGTTTGGCGCCCTTCCAGAGCACGAAGTCCAGCGGGTCTTCCTTGATTTCGTCGACCTCGATGCGCGCGCCGATCTTCAATTCGTCGATCTTGCGCCGCGACAGCTTGCCGTAGGTCTCGAACCGGGTGACGCGGTAGTACACGTCGCCATTGCCGGGCGCGTAGGCATAGCCCTTGTCGATCAGGGTCTGGATCATCTGGTGCATGCCGGCGATATGGCCGGTGGCACGCGGCTCGATGTCCGGGCGCAGCACGCTCAGCCGCGCTTCGTCTTCATGCATCGCTGCGATCATGCGCTCGACCAGTGCTTCGAACGGCTCGCCGTTCTCCTTGGCACGCTTGATGATCTTGTCGTCGATGTCGGTGATGTTGCGCACGTAGGTCACGTCATAGCCGCGATGGCGCAGCCAGCGAGTGACCACGTCGAAGGCGACCATCACCCGGGCGTGACCGATATGGCAGAAGTCGTAGACGGTCATGCCGCACACATACATGCGCACGCTGTTACCGATCAGCGGCTTGAACGGTTCCTTGACCTTGCTGAGCGTGTTGTAGATCGACAGTGCCATTACTGACCCCACGAATCGCGCAGCGTGACGGTACGGTTGAACACCAGGGCGTCGGCGGTCGAATCCTTGTCCAGGCAGAAATAGCCCTCGCGCTCGAACTGGAAGCGGTCGTCAGCGGCGGCCCTGGCCAGCGATGGTTCGGCACGGCAGCCGCTGAGCACTACCAGCGATTCGGGGTTGATGTTGTCGAGGAAGCTGCCGCCCTCTTCGGCCTTCTCCGGGTTGGCCGAGCGGAACAGACGGTCGTACAGACGCACTTCGCATTCGACGCTGCCTGCAGCCGGCACCCAGTGGATCACGCCCTTGACCTTGCGGCCTTCCGGGTTCTTGCCCAGGGTGTGCTCGTCATAGGAGCAGCGCAGTTCGACGATATTGCCGGCGGCGTCCTTGATGGCATCAAGGGCGCGGATCACGTAGCTGCCACGCAGGCGCACTTCACCACCGGGAATCAGGCGTTTGTAGCCATCCGGCGGGGTTTCCTCGAAGTCGCTGGCGTCGATGTAGATCTCGCGGCTGAACGGCAGCACGCGGGTGCCCATGTCCTGCTTGGGATGGCGCGGCAGCTCCAGGTTCTCGACCTGGCCCTCGGGGTAGTTGGTGATCACCACCTTGAGCGGCTTGAGCACGCACATGGCGCGCGAGGCGTTGGCGTCCAGGTCTTCGCGGATGGCGAATTCCAGCATGCCGATATCCACCAGGCCGCCGGCGCGGTTGACGCCGATCATGTCGCAGAAGGTGCGGATCGACGCCGGGGTGTAGCCGCGGCGACGGTAGCCGGACAGGGTCGACATGCGCGGGTCGTCCCAGCCGTTGACGTGCTTCTCGTCGACCAGTTGCTTGAGCTTGCGCTTGCTGGTGATGGTGTAGTTCAGGTTCAGACGGGCGAATTCGTACTGACGCGGCTGCGCCGGCACCGGCAGGTTGGCCAGGAACCACTCGTAGAGCGGGCGGTGATCCTCGAATTCCAGGGTGCAGATCGAGTGGGTCACGCCTTCGATGGCATCGGACTGGCCATGGGTAAAGTCGTAGCTCGGGTAGATGCACCACTTGTCGCCGGTCTGGTGGTGATGGGCGTGGCGGATGCGGTAGAGGATCGGGTCGCGCAGGTTCATGTTGCGCGAGGCCATGTCGATCTTGGCACGCAGGGAACGGGCGCCGTCCGGGAATTCACCGGCCTTCATGCGGGCGAACAGGTCGAGGTTCTCCTCCACGCTGCGCTCGCGGTACGGGCTGTCCTTGCCGGGGGTATTCAGGGTGCCGCGGTATTCGCGCGCCTCGTCCGGCGTCAGGTCGTCGACATAGGCCTTGCCGGCCTTGATCAGCTCGACGGCCCAGTCATGCAACTGGTCGAAGTAATTGGAGGCATAACGCTCCTCGCCGGCCCAGGTGAAGCCCAGCCATTGGACATCGGCCTTGATGGCATCGATGTATTCCTGGTCTTCCTTGGCCGGGTTGGTGTCGTCGAAACGCAGGTTGCACTCGCCACCGAATTCCTGGGCCAGGCCGAAGTTCAGGCAGATCGACTTGGCATGGCCGATGTGCAGGTAGCCGTTGGGCTCCGGCGGGAAACGGGTGATGATCTTGGCGTGCTTGCCAGCGTCCAGGTCGGCCTGAACGATGGGCAGCAGGAAGTTGGCGGCTTTTTCGACGGTGGGCTTGCTCATGGTGTCCTTAGCGCATGCGGATTGCGGCACAGGGTAGGCCGGCTAAAACAAAGCGCTTATCATAGCCCAAGCTGTCAACCCCCTGACAGGCCTTGGTGCCTGCTCACTGACCTTCGAGCAGCATTAATGCCCCGGTCAGCCTGAAGCGGCCCGCGATTTTCTCGACAGAGCGATTAA
Above is a genomic segment from Pseudomonas argentinensis containing:
- the folD gene encoding bifunctional methylenetetrahydrofolate dehydrogenase/methenyltetrahydrofolate cyclohydrolase FolD — encoded protein: MTAQLIDGKAIAANIRQQIAQRVAERREQGLRAPGLAVILVGSDPASQVYVAHKRKDCEEVGFISRAYDLGAETSQDELRDLIDSLNEDASIDGILLQLPLPAHLDASLLLERIRPDKDVDGFHPYNIGRLAQRMPLLRPCTPKGIMTLLASTGQDLYGMHAVVVGASNIVGRPMAMELLLGGCTVTVTHRFTKDLAGHVAQADIVVVAAGKPGLVKGEWIKEGAIVIDVGINRQADGKLIGDVVYETALPRAGWITPVPGGVGPMTRACLLENTLHAAEHLHA
- a CDS encoding DEAD/DEAH box helicase; translated protein: MLTRYKVLLSNTLARYFPRTAAYLEAEKHAAAERAKAAAKKPAAKKMPAAARRGAKGAQAGKNKGEPAPKKPVRRASAGIYSAAAIKVTAAQEQAMRETVARAVAAGVIGAPSDEQWAMILCRQPLTRIFAGAGSGKSTTLVLRVVFMLCHLNVEPERLTVISFTNASCAELRERLVKVLEFWQSPVDVQAVRQRVRTFHSAMGVLARPVLGNPAWFEQLGDKQALANEPDNPLAGGRLGPAQTRLLKDAYQACYAADPAFRGWVHELLGSPPPDPQKTLPKAPMQPFRLPGELHAAPLFEVFYGQAGFIESIGIGIEQMRVAALACSPVERTFLLALQAFWQAFGQQLSQQGLMTFNGAFQQLTQRLHEGDARLDAAMLQGFSHLLIDEFQDVSPQIVQWLQALHRRLAGMGVAVSLMAIGDDWQSIYGWRGSSPELFMAFDRHFPSKGRGKSAVLMLQANYRCIEPVIRDAESILGEVAFKQDKATAAIRSAPPGSHGVRLVTPFELARDMAELHRQIAAQCDYARDIDSGERTAVLLLGRRNDTLKDIQAGLDRKLPVKAYTIHRAKGLQAEVAIIVDDCLPTTPHPLRNALYAYCGFFANSYDQAMADESLRLGYVAVTRGVSRVLWFVRKPQGATRSLG
- a CDS encoding glutamine--tRNA ligase/YqeY domain fusion protein, which produces MSKPTVEKAANFLLPIVQADLDAGKHAKIITRFPPEPNGYLHIGHAKSICLNFGLAQEFGGECNLRFDDTNPAKEDQEYIDAIKADVQWLGFTWAGEERYASNYFDQLHDWAVELIKAGKAYVDDLTPDEAREYRGTLNTPGKDSPYRERSVEENLDLFARMKAGEFPDGARSLRAKIDMASRNMNLRDPILYRIRHAHHHQTGDKWCIYPSYDFTHGQSDAIEGVTHSICTLEFEDHRPLYEWFLANLPVPAQPRQYEFARLNLNYTITSKRKLKQLVDEKHVNGWDDPRMSTLSGYRRRGYTPASIRTFCDMIGVNRAGGLVDIGMLEFAIREDLDANASRAMCVLKPLKVVITNYPEGQVENLELPRHPKQDMGTRVLPFSREIYIDASDFEETPPDGYKRLIPGGEVRLRGSYVIRALDAIKDAAGNIVELRCSYDEHTLGKNPEGRKVKGVIHWVPAAGSVECEVRLYDRLFRSANPEKAEEGGSFLDNINPESLVVLSGCRAEPSLARAAADDRFQFEREGYFCLDKDSTADALVFNRTVTLRDSWGQ
- a CDS encoding Arm DNA-binding domain-containing protein, with product MADGVEVRGNRVRVYFRYEGELCREPIPGTATKAVIANAERLVGIINYEIAAGTFSYARHFPNSPRLVGNTLGHFLDLWLDIKRNEMAPSGFRTYKSKLENHIRPRWGSHQADMIDHLDLQAWVQKELLPKLHNKTVREILNIMRQVYVIYRTRNRSAHDPTEGLTVRLPDPDEADPFTRSEIRDILQGPSERQQELNLAQFMIWAGPRVSEAISLAWEDVDLKNGTVKFRRSQVRGHYKVTKTRRSTREVRLLRPAMEALEAQRRFTEKVRPVEIEVTDRDNKTKKRQTVRFVFHCTTTGAAHSSSDMLLKGFWKPHLHAVGVRYRGPNNCRHTYASQLLSTGAVPVDWIAEQMGHTSAAMIWRHYGKWINRDGADMIGILERALEL
- the cysS gene encoding cysteine--tRNA ligase; protein product: MALSIYNTLSKVKEPFKPLIGNSVRMYVCGMTVYDFCHIGHARVMVAFDVVTRWLRHRGYDVTYVRNITDIDDKIIKRAKENGEPFEALVERMIAAMHEDEARLSVLRPDIEPRATGHIAGMHQMIQTLIDKGYAYAPGNGDVYYRVTRFETYGKLSRRKIDELKIGARIEVDEIKEDPLDFVLWKGAKPGEPSWESPWGKGRPGWHIECSVMSTCCLGETFDIHGGGPDLVFPHHENEIAQSEAATGKQYANAWMHAGAVRVDGEKMSKSLGNFFTIREVLEKYHPEVVRYLLVSSHYRSPINYSEESLREAKGALERFYNGLKGLPQAQPAGGEAFVERFSTVMDDDFNSPEACAVLFEMIREVNRLRESDLQAAAGLAAQLKALAGLLGVLQLEPEAFLQAGAAGKVDAAEVEALIAARLQARAEKNWTESDRIRDQLTALGVVLEDGKGGTTWRLAE